A genomic stretch from Acropora palmata chromosome 13, jaAcrPala1.3, whole genome shotgun sequence includes:
- the LOC141863342 gene encoding uncharacterized protein LOC141863342, giving the protein MCSVVVLLNSDGDDRTSGCYDDVHISNTTVIISAPVSAAILVVFIIIVILLSSSTSSKTGNVIITAAQRHDTIRDLLTSHISKVCRNVETEPLLQPLDNEVFNLQSTVMSREARLDMKAGGFWTPGVTAFFDVRVTHVNSRSNQGKHTATIFKEQENEKKR; this is encoded by the exons ATGTGTTCTGTGGTTGTTTTGCTCAATAGTGATGGCGACGACAGAACTTCTGGCTGCTATGATGATGTCCATATTAGCAACACCACCGTTATTATTTCTGCTCCGGTTTCCGCTGCAATCTTAGTCGTTTTCATCATAATCGTCATcttgttatcatcatcaacCTCATCAAAGACTGGCAATGTGATAATCACTGCAG CTCAGAGACATGATACTATCCGAGATCTCCTGACATCACACATCAGTAAAGTGTGCAGAAATGTGGAGACAGAGCCACTCTTGCAACCACTCGACAATGAAGTATTCAACCTTCAGTCCACTGTTATGAGTCGAGAAGCGAGGCTAGATATGAAGGCTGGGGGTTTTTGGACACCAGGAGTAACGGCATTCTTTGATGTACGTGTAACGCACGTTAACTCCCGGTCCAACCAGGGAAAGCACACAGCTACGATCTTCAAAGAGCAAGAAAACGAGAAGAAGAGGTAA